The genomic segment ACGCGCGTCAACATTTCCTCTATACCGCGAGCTGGAAGCTCGCATTTGAATCAAAATGTTGAGTATTCCCATCACCCGCTCCATACATAAAACATAACGCCGAAAGGCGTTTTTTTATTTGAGCGGTAGACCGTCCCATCACCCGCTTCACAGATAAACAGAAACCCCTGAGCGCTTCTAAGGAGCTCTCAGGGGTTTCTTTCGCATATGCTAACCCTAAAAGTCGCCTACGTAGGATATACGGTAGGCGGCTTTTTCTATCAACAATTTTTACGAACTGCTTTTGCTTTACTAACCATTTTGCAGATAACTGATATACAATCACATCGTAAAAGCCAGTATGCCGGACCTTTCTTGGAGAAATCTGTATTGGTATAATCCCATAGGCCCAATTGAAATCAAATAAATAATATGCCATCTATAAAGATATCAAAATTGCGATACTCAGGTAAAGATTTGAATATTGACTTATTTGCCCTAAAAGGTCAACATCAGAATAAAAGAAATCATTTCCTGGGAGGTTACGATGAAGAACAAAATCAGAGTTGGCATGATTGGTCTGGGCGCACGCGGAATGGGACTGTTAAAGGGCATTATTTTGCATATGGAAGATGTGGAGGTAGCTGCTGTATGCGACTTGTATCAGGATCGCTGCGATCAGGCGGCTGACAGTGTTGCAGAAACCGGCATATCCCGTCCTTTGGTGACTCAGGATTACCGGGAAGTCATGGCCATGGGGAATATTGATGCCGTCGTCATCAGTGCCTCCTGGGCAGACCATACGGAGATAGCCATTGCTGCGATGGAAGCAGGTATATATGCCGCCTCCGAGGTGGGTGGGGCCTACTCAATCCAAGAGTGCTGGAAGCTTGTAGAGGCCTACGAACGTACCCGTGTACCGTGTATGATTATGGAGAACTGCTGTTACGGACGCGATGAAATGATGGTACTGAACATGGTGAAGCAGGGTGCGCTTGGAGAGATAGTGCATTGTGCGGGCGGCTATCAGCATGATTTGAGAGACGAGATTGCTTTTGGAAAAGAAAACAGGCACTACCGCTTGAACAATTACATTCACCGGAACTGCGAAAACTATCCAACGCATGAGATTGGCCCGATTGCACGCATTCTGGATATTAATCATGGCAACCGTATGGTGTCATTGGTATCGATGGCTTCCAAGGCGAAGGGCATGCAAGCCTATATCCGCAAGGAAAAAGGGGAAGATACCGAACTGGCGCAAACCGAATTTATGCAGGGCGATATTGTCACAACCATTATCAAATGCGCTCACGGAGAGACGATCACGATCACACTGGATACCACGCTGCCGCGTTATTATTCCCGGGGATTCACCGTTCACGGTACCAAGGGGATGTATATGGAGGACAACCATTCTATCTATCTGGAAGGTACACATGATGATTTTCATATGAGCTGGAAAGAGCAATGGGGCAATGTAGAGCAGTTCAGAGAGCAGTATGATCATCCATTATGGAAAAAATATATCGAGGAAGGTGTCAAAGGCGGCCATGACGGGATGGACTGGCTTGTATTCTCTGACTTTTTTGAAAGTGTGAAACAAGGGACCCAGACCCCGCTTGATGTATACGACATGGCTGCCTGGATGTGTATCTCTGCATTATCAGAAGAATCGATTGCCCTGGGAGGACATCCGGTCGCAATTCCCGATTTCACGAATGGCAAGTGGATGACACGTTAATCATTGAAAATACACCATAAGGTTATGAAGAGGCTGGCAAGCTATTCACTTGTGCAGCCTTTTTAATTTAATCAATAATACTTCCGTAAATGGCAGCATGGTATAGTTCAGCTGTTGACAACAAGAAAACAGAGTGATATCATTATCTCGTGTTAGAGATATTCTATTTAAAGATTAATATTTTTTTGGGTAGATACCTTTAAATCGAAATATATAATGTTAAGAAATAATATGCAACAAGAGTATGTAGAGTATTCTGGTTGTTCCATATTGTTAACAAAGTATATTTCAAGGGTAAGCATGGCAAAATAGGATAAACTCATGTTCAACATAAACTCAATTGGTAAAGGGGAAATTCAAGATGTCTAACGTAAAAACAGCAGTTATCTACTATAGCTCCGGCGGTACAAACTATCAGCTTGCGCAATGGGCGGCAGAGGGTGCTAAACAAGCTGGCTCTGAAGTGAAGGTTCTGAAAGTGGCTGAAACGGCTCCACAGGCTGCGATTGATTCCAACCCGGCTTGGAAAGCCAACCATGAAGCAACCAAAGACGTTCCGGAAGCTACACTTGCTGATTTGGAATGGGCAGATGCAATTATTTTCAGTATTCCTACCCGTTTCGGCAACATGCCGGTTCAAATGAAACAGTTCCTCGATCTTACCGGCGGACTTTGGTTCCAAGGGAAATTGGCGAACAAGGTTGTCAGCGCTATGTCCTCTGCGCAGAATCCTCATGGCGGTCAGGAAGCTACCATTCTCTCTCTGTACACAACCATGTACCACTGGGGAGCCATCGTAGCAACACCAGGCTTCACAGACCCATCCATCTTTGCAGCAGGCGGCAACCCTTACGGCACTTCCGTGACCGTTGGTCAGGACGGCAAAATGGTTGAGGATGTGCAGGCGGCAGTTGTTCATCAGGCGAAACGCACAGTAACCGTAGCAGATTGGGTGAAAAAAGGACTTAACGGAAACAACTAAAAGTAGAGTGTGCTAACCACAAAAAGGCTGGCCCGAAGCATCGATGATGACTTCAGGCTCAGCCTTTTTTGTGTATTCCAGTTCATTCAGAAAATTACTGCACTTTAATCACGATTGCATTACTGATTTTGCGTCCCGGGGTTGTTAAGTATTTGCCGTTAAAATATAATCCGCTCGATGCTCCCCCGTCCAGATTCATTGCCTGATAGGCTCCAGCCTGGCGCATGATCTCTGCCATCTGCGGAATGGTCGCGCCGCCTGTGGTCAATAGGATCAGCTTATGGTCCTTGGTAATGCCAAGGGCGCTGCGTGCACCGCCGCCTGTCAGAATCTTCGGGTCTTTAAATCCTTCCTGTTTCACATTCAGCGATACTTTACCATCGACCAATAGCCGCGGTCCCGCCTGCAGTCCGCCTTCAATGAGTCCTTGGCCGAATTTGTCCTTGAAATCAGAGCCTGCGATCAGGCTGACAAGCTGGTTCTCATCATAGGTGAATATGGCCCGCTGATCGCCAGGGCTCGACATTTTGATGTCACCCTTGCTCAAGATATACCCGTATGGAGCCTTGTAGCTGCCTGATGTATAAGCATTAAAAAAGGTGCCGTTAATAGCTACGGTTGCTCCGCTTCGTTTGGCGATGCTGCTCAGGTCTTCGACATTTCCGGGCGTATTTCCGGCAAGCACCACGTCCATTTGAACCTGGGGATGCATGAGTGATACAGTCACCATCTGCACGCTAAACGATCTGCCGCTCGCTTTAATGGTCTTTTTTTCACTGACAACCGGCTTGGAAAGCGATTGGCCAGCGGTACGCGTTACAACAGGGAGCATGGAAGAGGAGCTGCCTGAAGAAATTTTGACGGCATTGCTCTCTTTAAGCCACTCCAGCTGGTAGCCAAGCTCCTTGCTTATGATTTGAAGAGGCACATAAACAGACCCATTGTCCTTGAAGGGTGCATCCTGAAGGGAGATGGAGCGATCGTTGACGCTCGCTGTCTTTTGCCCGAGGGTCATGGTGATATGTACATTGCCGTGCGTTATTTGAATTTGTTTGGATGCTTCATCCCATTGTACTTGATTGGCATCGAAACCGTTTAAAAAGCGAACGGGTGCAAAGGAGTGATTGCTTTTGGCATCCATAATGACCATGTTTTTGGCAGGCGCGGCCGCAAACGTTGATGGAATAAGACAGATAAATGCAAGCAGTACAAGAGCAATTGATTTTTTGAACATGTTTGACTGTGAGTCCCCTTTTTGTGTGATTTATTCCTGCTATTGTAATATCGGAAAAATCATCCTTAAGTTGAAGGGGAAATGGGACTTTATTCTCTTGTAGTGACAAGGGGGAACTATTCAGCTACGCGTACATAAAAGCGATCCCCATGCCGGTCCACGTCTACAGACGCTTCAAAAAATCCGCTCAGGTTCTCTGCCGTCAGAATATCCTCGGTTTTACCGCTATCTACGGCCTCACCATTTCTCATCAGCAGCACATGGCTGAATACAGGCAAAATTTCCTCCGTATGATGGGTCACATAAATCAGGGTCGGTGCGTCCGGCTTGCGTACCAGCTCCGCAATACTCTCCAGCAGACGCTCTCTCGAAAAAATATCGAGTCCATTACAGGGCTCATCCAATATCAGAATGCGGGGATTGGCCATCAAGGCGCGTGCGATGAGAAGCTTCTGCTTTTCCCCTTGCGAGCAGGTCCGGTATTCACGATCCCACAAGTGATCACAACTGAGCGTGGTCATCAGCTCACGGGCGAGTTCATAATCTTCGTCGCTGGTCTTATCGTAGAGGCCAATGGTGGCATGCTTGCCGCTGATCACGATATGCTGCGTGCGGTCCGAGGCATACAGGCGTTCCTGGAACGAATTGCTTACCCAGCCGATCGATTTACGCAGTTCACGCAGATCCACTTCGCCAAACAAATGGCCAAGGACCTTGACGGAGCCTTCCGAGGGCCAGATATAGCCGTTGACGATGTTCAACAGCGTCGTTTTTCCGGAACCGTTCAGGCCGAGCAAGGCCCAGTGTTCCCCTTGCTGTACCTGCCAGCTGACGTCCTTCATGAGGGTGTGCTGCCCGCTTTTCCATGTAATATGTTCCACATCAATGATCATGCGTTATTCCTCTTTTCCTGCCGGTTACGGTATCGAAACCTTTTTTAATGGTATAACACAACAGACATATAGGCTTCAAGCATAGTTTTACAAGGAAGAACATGTAATATTGCAGATTAAATTCTAAAATACGCAGGGTTTCGGGATTGAGCGATTTCCCATAATAGAAGTATCAGTCACACATGAGAGGGGGCGGTTCCCGCATTTTTATCGTCTCCGGCAGCCTAAAATATGGTATTGTATACCTAATTCATGTATTCATTTCATCGATTGTCAGGAGGTATGGGATTCTTAGCCATAAATTCAGCAAAAGCAAAATTACATAGCAATTTTAAACGATTATAGCAAAAGGAGCTAAACAACGTTGCAATGTCCAAAATGTAAATCCACCGTGGCTGACCATGTGAAATTCTGTGGAGTGTGTGGTACAGCGATGACCAAGGCTTTTGAAAAACCGGCGCCATCCAAGAAAAGGGGGGTGTGGATCGGCATCGGCATTGGTGCCGGCTCCTGCGTCATACTAGGTATGGCCATCATCATTGTTTTTCTGTTAATGAACGACAAGCAAGAACCAGTAAAAGACCCGTTGGCCGCGGCACAGCCTGCTGCGACGCCGGAAGGCGCAGCCGCAGTGACAGCGACAAACGTGGCTGATACCGGAACAGAGCAGGAGACGGTACCTGCGGTTCCGGCTCAAAAAGTGCAGCTTCGGATCAATCAGGTGGACACATCCCGTTATCCGCTCTTGGATCTTTATCTTTCTGCGACAGATGAAAAAGGCAGCAAGATCACGAAGCTGGAGAACAAAGGCTTAACTATAACGGATAACGGCAAGCCGGTATCGCTGCAGAATAGCTCGCTTCGTTATATGAGCGGCGGCAGCGAGCCCTTCTCCATGAATCTGCTGATTGATGTCAGCGGCAGTATGGAAGGTGAGAACATTGAGCGTACGCAAGAGGCGGCAACCGACTTTTTGGATCATATTCCGGTCAATGAGCGGAGCCGGGTAGGACTCATCTCTTTTGATACGAATATTTTTGTGGATCAGGATTTTACCAGCGACAAGCAGCTGCTGAAAAATGCCATACGTGGGCTTCAGGTGGATAACCAGACGGCTATTTATGATGCGCTCAGCACGGCTCTGATCCGCACCAGCAAGCAGGAAGGCGCCAAAATGATCATTGCTTTCACGGACGGCATGGATAACAGCAGTTATACCTCACCGGAGGAAATTACGGAATTATCGAAAAAGCTGGGTATTCCTATTTATATCGTGGCCCTGGGCAATGAAGTGGACTTGAATCCATTGATCCGTATTTGTGAGGATACAAGAGGCAAATTCATACGCATTGACAGTATAAGCGAGCTCTTCAAAGCCTATCAGTCTATCTATACGCAGCAGGAAGAACAGTTCAAGCTGTCTGTGCGCATGAGCGATCCGGCAACAGACCAAAGCTTTCATGATCTCAAGCTGAGCATTCATGATGAACAGTATATGGGAGAAGGCATGGTCTCTTATCTTCCGGATTATGCGATTGATTATAGTATGTACCGGGATTATTCATACGCTGGTGATGATAGCTTCCTTTTCGCGGACAGTGCAAGCCGTTATTTGACCGACGAGGATCTTCGGAATTTGTCGCTGGGCGAGCTGGCGATTGCCAGAAACGAGATTTTCGCCAGACATGGATATTCGTTTAAGAGAAAGCAGTTTGCCCAGTATTTCGAGAGCAAGAGCTGGTATACGGCCAATCCGGGCTATGATGGCAGCGACAGCGTGCTGAATGACGTGGAAATTTCCAATTATCGTCTGATCAAAGCATGGGAAGCAAAAAAGAAACCGGCTAATACTTAAGGCGTGCGTACATCGGCCTTGGGTAGGTTCATTCAGAATAAAAGGATGATGAGAAAAATGAAAAAATGGTTGGCATACCTGCTTATGACGGTGCTCATGGTAACTTCGGTTCCTATGGCTGCGAGCGCGGCTTCCACGGATAAGCCTGCTTTGAAAGGGAAGGTGGTTGTCATTGATCCGGGTCATTCTGAGAAAGGCAACAAAGGTAAGGAGAGTGTATCTCCTGGCAGCAAGACGATGAAAATCAAGGATCCGGGCGGTGCTGTGGGTGTCCGCAGCAAAACCCCGGAATATAAGATTAATATGGCGATTGCATTGAAACTAAAGAAAAGGCTGGAGAGCCAAGGAATCACTGTCGTGATGACGAAAACCAAAGATTCCGAGAATCCCGGCAACCAGGAGCGGGCGGAAATCG from the Paenibacillus sp. J23TS9 genome contains:
- the wrbA gene encoding NAD(P)H:quinone oxidoreductase, coding for MSNVKTAVIYYSSGGTNYQLAQWAAEGAKQAGSEVKVLKVAETAPQAAIDSNPAWKANHEATKDVPEATLADLEWADAIIFSIPTRFGNMPVQMKQFLDLTGGLWFQGKLANKVVSAMSSAQNPHGGQEATILSLYTTMYHWGAIVATPGFTDPSIFAAGGNPYGTSVTVGQDGKMVEDVQAAVVHQAKRTVTVADWVKKGLNGNN
- a CDS encoding ABC transporter ATP-binding protein, whose protein sequence is MIIDVEHITWKSGQHTLMKDVSWQVQQGEHWALLGLNGSGKTTLLNIVNGYIWPSEGSVKVLGHLFGEVDLRELRKSIGWVSNSFQERLYASDRTQHIVISGKHATIGLYDKTSDEDYELARELMTTLSCDHLWDREYRTCSQGEKQKLLIARALMANPRILILDEPCNGLDIFSRERLLESIAELVRKPDAPTLIYVTHHTEEILPVFSHVLLMRNGEAVDSGKTEDILTAENLSGFFEASVDVDRHGDRFYVRVAE
- a CDS encoding phosphodiester glycosidase family protein encodes the protein MFKKSIALVLLAFICLIPSTFAAAPAKNMVIMDAKSNHSFAPVRFLNGFDANQVQWDEASKQIQITHGNVHITMTLGQKTASVNDRSISLQDAPFKDNGSVYVPLQIISKELGYQLEWLKESNAVKISSGSSSSMLPVVTRTAGQSLSKPVVSEKKTIKASGRSFSVQMVTVSLMHPQVQMDVVLAGNTPGNVEDLSSIAKRSGATVAINGTFFNAYTSGSYKAPYGYILSKGDIKMSSPGDQRAIFTYDENQLVSLIAGSDFKDKFGQGLIEGGLQAGPRLLVDGKVSLNVKQEGFKDPKILTGGGARSALGITKDHKLILLTTGGATIPQMAEIMRQAGAYQAMNLDGGASSGLYFNGKYLTTPGRKISNAIVIKVQ
- a CDS encoding Gfo/Idh/MocA family protein, with amino-acid sequence MKNKIRVGMIGLGARGMGLLKGIILHMEDVEVAAVCDLYQDRCDQAADSVAETGISRPLVTQDYREVMAMGNIDAVVISASWADHTEIAIAAMEAGIYAASEVGGAYSIQECWKLVEAYERTRVPCMIMENCCYGRDEMMVLNMVKQGALGEIVHCAGGYQHDLRDEIAFGKENRHYRLNNYIHRNCENYPTHEIGPIARILDINHGNRMVSLVSMASKAKGMQAYIRKEKGEDTELAQTEFMQGDIVTTIIKCAHGETITITLDTTLPRYYSRGFTVHGTKGMYMEDNHSIYLEGTHDDFHMSWKEQWGNVEQFREQYDHPLWKKYIEEGVKGGHDGMDWLVFSDFFESVKQGTQTPLDVYDMAAWMCISALSEESIALGGHPVAIPDFTNGKWMTR
- a CDS encoding YARHG domain-containing protein — encoded protein: MQCPKCKSTVADHVKFCGVCGTAMTKAFEKPAPSKKRGVWIGIGIGAGSCVILGMAIIIVFLLMNDKQEPVKDPLAAAQPAATPEGAAAVTATNVADTGTEQETVPAVPAQKVQLRINQVDTSRYPLLDLYLSATDEKGSKITKLENKGLTITDNGKPVSLQNSSLRYMSGGSEPFSMNLLIDVSGSMEGENIERTQEAATDFLDHIPVNERSRVGLISFDTNIFVDQDFTSDKQLLKNAIRGLQVDNQTAIYDALSTALIRTSKQEGAKMIIAFTDGMDNSSYTSPEEITELSKKLGIPIYIVALGNEVDLNPLIRICEDTRGKFIRIDSISELFKAYQSIYTQQEEQFKLSVRMSDPATDQSFHDLKLSIHDEQYMGEGMVSYLPDYAIDYSMYRDYSYAGDDSFLFADSASRYLTDEDLRNLSLGELAIARNEIFARHGYSFKRKQFAQYFESKSWYTANPGYDGSDSVLNDVEISNYRLIKAWEAKKKPANT